A region of Thermobifida halotolerans DNA encodes the following proteins:
- a CDS encoding alpha/beta hydrolase family protein, protein MSITTPQRDTSRSALSRLARTAARTAARTAVAATVVAATVAVASPAQAANPYERGPNPTNSSIEALRGPFRVDEERVSRLQARGFGGGTIYYPTDNNTFGAVAISPGYTGTQSSISWLGERLASHGFVVMTIDTNTTLDQPDSRASQLDAALDYMVEDSSYSVRNRIDSSRLAAMGHSMGGGGTLRLAERRPDLQAAIPLTPWHTDKTWGSVRVPTLIIGAENDTIASVRSHSEPFYNSLPGSLDKAYLELDGASHFAPNLSNTTIAKYSISWLKRFVDDDTRYTQFLCPGPSTGWGSDVEEYRSTCPF, encoded by the coding sequence ATGTCGATCACCACCCCCCAGCGGGACACGTCGCGGTCGGCGCTGTCCCGCCTCGCCCGGACCGCCGCCAGGACCGCCGCCAGGACCGCCGTGGCCGCCACCGTCGTCGCCGCCACCGTGGCCGTCGCCTCCCCCGCACAGGCCGCCAACCCCTACGAGCGCGGCCCCAACCCCACCAACTCCAGCATCGAGGCGCTGCGCGGCCCGTTCCGGGTCGACGAGGAGAGAGTGTCCCGTCTGCAGGCGCGCGGTTTCGGTGGGGGCACGATCTACTACCCGACCGACAACAACACCTTCGGCGCGGTGGCGATCTCCCCCGGCTACACCGGCACCCAGTCCTCCATCTCCTGGTTGGGTGAGCGGCTGGCCTCCCACGGTTTCGTGGTCATGACCATCGACACCAACACCACCCTGGACCAGCCGGACAGCCGCGCCAGCCAACTGGACGCCGCCCTGGACTACATGGTCGAGGACTCTTCCTACTCGGTGCGCAACCGCATCGACTCCAGCCGCCTGGCGGCGATGGGCCACTCCATGGGCGGCGGCGGCACCCTGCGCCTGGCCGAACGCCGCCCCGACCTCCAGGCCGCCATCCCGCTGACCCCCTGGCACACCGACAAGACCTGGGGCAGCGTCCGGGTCCCCACCCTGATCATCGGAGCCGAGAACGACACCATCGCCTCGGTCCGCTCCCACTCCGAGCCGTTCTACAACAGCCTGCCCGGCTCACTGGACAAGGCCTACCTGGAACTCGACGGAGCGAGCCACTTCGCCCCGAACCTGTCCAACACCACCATCGCCAAGTACAGCATCTCCTGGCTCAAGCGGTTCGTGGACGACGACACCCGCTACACCCAGTTCCTCTGCCCCGGACCCAGCACCGGTTGGGGCAGCGACGTCGAGGAGTACCGCTCCACCTGCCCGTTCTAG